AGGGAACGCCCTCCGCAACGGGCGCAAATTTCCGGGGCCGTAATCACTCTCGCGGGACAGTCTGGAAGGGCGGGCGTTCAACTAATTGATTGAATTGATGTTTTTGATTATATCGGAGTATGTCGCGTCGTCAACATTCAGCACATATAAGGAGGGCTACCACCGTTTAAAAAAGAGCTTGACTTACCCTGACCTGCTCCCCGATTTAGTCCGAAACGGACATAGAGTCTGCGGTTAAAAATGTGTCTGCAAACTGATCTGGCGTCAGGTAAGCCAACGAACTGTGGGGGCGTTGCTCATTGTATTCCCGACGCCACTCCTCAATGACTTGGCGAGCATGGCACATCGAGACGAACCAATGCTCGTTCAGGCATTCATCCCGGAATTTGCCGTTGAAGCTTTCGATGTAGGCGTTCTGCTGTGGCTTACCTGGCTGGATGAAGCTCAAGCACAGTCCTTGGCTATCGGCCCATTCATCCAAAGCCTTGCCGGCAAACTCGGGGCCGTTGTCGACGGTGACTGATTTGGGCAATCCGCGGATCTCTGCCAGCCGTTGCAGCACACCGACTACACGTCTGCCAGGCAGCGAAGTATCGACTTCGATGGCCAAGCACTGCTTCGTGAAGTCATCGACGATATTCAGGCACCGCAGCCGCCGACCATCGGCCAAACCGTCCGAAACATAGTCCATAGACCAACTCTCGTTAGGCGCCGATGGCGCGACCTTGATTTGGCGCTCCACGCCGGCAATGCGCTTCCGCTTTCGTTTGCGGACCATCAGGCCGGCCTCGTGATACACGCGATAGGTGCGCTTTCGGTTGATTTCCCAACCCTCTCGGCAAAGTAGCACGTGCAGCCGGCGATACCCATAGCGCCGCTTCTGCGCTGCCAATTCGCACAGTCGTTCCTTGAGCTCCTGGTCTGCTGGCCGCTTAGCTTCGTAGCGATACAGCGACCGAGAAATACCGATCAGCCCACAAGCCCGCGTGACGCCCATCTGGTGCTTTGTCATCAGATGGGAGACCGCCGCCCTCTTGGCTTGTGGGCTTACCACTTTCGGCCTACAACCTCTTTCAACGCAGCATTGTCCAGCATCGCCTCCGCCAGCAGGCGCTTGAGCCGGGCATTCTCGGTCTCCAGTGCCTTGAGCCGCTGCGCATCCGACACTGTCAGGCCGCCGTATTTCGCTTTCCAGTTGTAGTACGTCGCCTCGCTGAGCCCGTGCTTGCGGCACAGCTCCGCTACTTTTAGGCCGGCTTCGGCTTCCTTCAGGATGCCAATGATCTGTTCTTCGGTGAAACGCTTCTTCATGCTGCCTCCTATCGAGGCAGACTCTACATCACGACCGGACTAATCTCGGGGAGCAGGTCAACCCGATCACAGCATGCCAGCATATTCTAACGCAAGGACATATACCCTGATCTCCTGATCCAACTACATACGCCGACATCCGTAGACTGCATTGTATCTCTCGAAATTCGCCGATTAAGCCGACCAGACAAACCGCCGATGAATACCAAGAATCCACCGATGAGACATACCCCGAGTCTCCCGATGACCACTAAAGAAGTCGCCGAATTCTTCCGAGTATCAACCCGCACCGTCGAGCGGTGGTGAAAAGATGGACGACTACCAGCCCCGACTCGGATTGGTAGAAAGCCACTTTGGGACGTCACCGCTATTGAGAAAACCTTGCGCCACAAGTGAAGTTAATTTCATTCCGAGGCTGCCGCGCTGTCTGGGGGATATCAAGAAGTATCGACGATAACGCCCCGCCCGAACCTTCCGGTAGCACCAACAACCGGGGGGGGCCACTCTGAATTTGCAATCAATTTCACTTTTCGCCCCACCAGGGGCTCAACCGAAGAGGTAACGCTATGAGCCTAGATACGCTCGCCGAACGCCTTGTCTTCGATTCGAAGGTGGGTCACATCCGAACCGCTGTAGCTCCGGAACGGCTTTTCTTCGTCGGCCGATTGGCCCAGGACGCACGCGCTGTGCTGGATGGGTTCATCGCTCCTGGGATCATGGACGGCTGCATCGTGGACGAAATCGGAGCCGAGTACATCACCCCCGAAGGCTTCGAATGGACCCCCTCCGAGCCCTGTAAGGAGTTCTCCGTGAGTCTCGAAGGAGACGGCCGCCTGCAATGCTGGGACGTCACGGGCCTGTCGGAAGACGTGGTTAACGCCATCGCCAAAGCGATGCAGACCAAGCTGGGAACGGTTCACTAATCGGCACACAACCTCACGAAAATGGCTACCAGCCCCCAAGACCATGACGACCCGGTAAGTCTGTCTATCCGACAGCAGCGGGCAATTGTCGCCCTTGGGGCTGGTGCGTCCAAAGTGGAAGCGGCCAAGGCTGCGGGTGTGGCGCGGGAGACGGTTCACGAATGGCTCCGTAATCCGCAATTCCGGCAAGCTGTTCAGCTTGAGTCTGACGCCATGCTCGATGCAACCCGTACAAGGTTCCGGGGACTTGCCGATAAGGCCGCTGACGTGCTCGAACGCCACCTGGATCACCCCAACTTTGAGGCCGCCCTACGGGCTGCGGGCATCATCACGAAAGAGCTGAAGCTGTTCTCATCCAGGAAGGAAGTCACTCACATCGGCATCGATCCTGAGGTTGCAACCCAGCAGCTCATGGAAGCCATAGAGGAGGTGAAGGACATCTTGAATGAAGTGGTACCCGGTTCCCTGGAGCAGGCGGAGGCAGACGTTAAGGCGGCCGAGGCAGCCCTAGAGGCTGAACTGAATGCCAAGACAGCCGAGGAGCCCGAGGAAGCCGGGGATACCCCCGCCGATGCCTCTACCGCGGCCCCTGAACCGTCCTAGGCGGTTTACACAACGCTCAAGGTTTCTGCCCCCGGCCCTCGCGGGAACGCCGACACCGCCAGGGGCAAATTTTCGGGACCTTGTGAAATTAACTGCAATTCGAGCCACCCATGACCGTCACCACTACCTGCCTCCGCCGAACCCTGGCCTATCTGGCCGAGCGATACCCGAACGTCTTCCCAAGCGATCCGAAGCAAGTGCGGCCCCTGGCCGTGGGCATCCATACGGCCCTTGCCGTCGCCGAGGAGGGCACCTTGTGCGAGACGCGGATACGCCATGCCCTCCGCTACTACTGCGGGAACATGGCCTATCTCGCGGCGGTGGTGCGGGGAGCCCGCCGCATTGGGCTGGACGGACAGGAGGGAGAGCGGCCGACCCCCGAGGAACAGCAGCAGGCGCGGGACCGGCTCTCCGAAATCCGGAAAGCTCTCAAGGAGCGGAAGGCGACTGCAAAGCAGAAAGGCTCCCCCGAGCGAGCAGCATCACCAAAGCCCGCGCCACGGAAAAGTGCAATTGATTGCACACGGCCGGGCGTGGCTTCGCGGGGAAAGGCTGTAGCCGTTCGAGTAAAGCGGCGGGTTCATGTCCCGTCCGGCCTGCAAACCCCATAGAGACAAATTTTGGTTCTGATCCGAAGTTGTCCGTCTATGTTAGTGTTTTTGATTCGGAAATAATGTCCAGGTAGACATATGGTCCTGCGAGAAAACGAGATGCGGTTACCGACGTTATCTGAATATTTGTGGATGCTCAATCCAATCTGTGATAGCAACGATAATGGGGAAATCAACACTATTGGTTTTGTAACGACAGGATGTATGGATGAATTCTACCTTGTTCAAACATCGGAACATGGATATCGCATGATGCCAGGGCCTGAATTCGGCCCCAGGCTCTACAGAGGGCAAACAAAGCGCTATCCGACCTGCAAGCCGCAAGTCTTTCGTAACTTAACTCCTTTCAATTACGGTCAGAAATATATCGAGGCAATCTATTGGACAGCGAAGCGGGTTGAGCTTAGCGTTCTTCTTGAACATCACCCGGCTATAAGAGACATTATGGCTTGGGATTTTGACGGGTTATCATTTGATCTTGATATTCAGGCACTTGCCCAACACTACCTATATCCGACTCAGATGTTGGATTTGAGCCGCAGCAAAGATGTAGCGATGTTCTTTGCTACACACGAATTCTTCGGCGATGTAAAGCATCCGACGGCCGCCATTGGAAGCAACGCGGTGATCTATACGATAGATATCAAGAAAATGCTCCACGATCAAGACACTAATTATCGCCTTGTGCCGGTCGGTGTAGATCCTCTGTGACCTGCTCCCCGATTTAGTCCGAAACGGACATAGAGTCTGCGGTTAAAAATGTGTCTGCAAACTGATCTGGCGTCAGGTAAGCCAACGAACTGTGGGGGCGTTGCTCATTGTATTCCCGACGCCACTCCTCAATGACTTGGCGAGCATGGCGCATCGAGACGAACCAATGCTCGTTCAGGCATTCATCCCGGAATTTGCCGTTGAAGCTTTCGATGTAGGCGTTCTGCTGTGGCTTACCTGGCTGGATGAAGCTCAAGCACAGTCCTTGGCTATCGGCCCATTCATCCAAAGCCTTGCCGGCAAACTCGGGGCCGTTGTCGACGGTGACTGATTTGGGCAATCCGCGGATCTCTGCCAGCCGTTGCAGCACACCGACTACACGTCTGCCAGGCAGCGAAGTATCGACTTCGATGGCCAAGCACTGCTTCGTGAAGTCATCGACGATATTCAGGCACCGCAGCCGCCGACCATCGGCCAAACCGTCCGAAACATAGTCCATAGACCAACTCTCGTTAGGCGCCGATGGCGCGACCTTGATTTGGCGCTCCACGCCGGCAATGCGCTTCCGCTTTCGTTTGCGGACCATCAGGCCGGCCTCGTGATACACGCGATAGGTGCGCTTTCGGTTGATTTCCCAACCCTCTCGGCAAAGTAGCACGTGCAGCCGGCGATACCCATAGCGCCGCTTCTGCGCTGCCAATTCGCACAGTCGTTCCTTGAGCTCCTGGTCTACTGGCCGCTTAGCTTCGTAGCGATACAGCGACCGAGAAATACCGATCAGCCCACAAGCCCGCGTGACGCCCATCTGGTGCTTTGTCATCAGATGGGAGACCGCCACCCTCTTGGCTTGTGGGCTTACCACTTTCGGCCTACAACCTCTTTCAACGCAGCATTGTCCAGCATCGCCTCCGCCAGCAGGCGCTTGAGCCGGGCATTCTCGGTCTCCAGTGCCTTGAGCCGCTGCGCATCCGACACTGTCAGGCCGCCGTATTTCGCTTTCCAGTTGTAGTACGTCGCCTCGCTGAGCCCGTGCTTGCGGCACAGCTCCGCTACTTTTAGGCCGGCTTCGGCTTCCTTCAGGATGCCAATGATCTGTTCTTCGGTGAAACGCTTCTTCATGCTGCCTCCTATCGAGGCAGACTCTACATCACGACCGGACTAATCTCGGGGAGCAGGTCATCTGCCCAGAGCTGCTGCTCAAAAGGCATTCGCTTTGGAACTCGGCATCTTTGATGATCTTGAAAAGATCAGCGGCGTGAGCATAGATGAATTCGAGGTTACGGAAGAACTAGCGTCTAATGCAGCAATGAAGGTTGGGAGAGTTGACGCGATATTTCCGTATGATCCGTTTGAGGAACACATAGCGACCGTAAGAAAGAATGGAAGAATCGCAACAGAAGCAATAGAGACCGCCATGTCGCTTGAAATTATGCCTCCTGGGCATAACGCCTCGACAATATCTAAGCTGTTGGAGAGCGCCGGCTACCAGCTATGTTCATCACGCTCCATTCTTCCGGAAAAGGAGATCATCGACAAAGCCGCCAGCGAATGGGATAAGCGCCGAGACCAATACATCAAAATGATCAGATGGCGCGGGGTTTCTGACCCCTTATAACATGCGGAGGCTGCGGGGTGGGCGCGGTCCACGAGGAGGTTACCGGCGGGACGTGCGGTAGCATATCGTATCAGTCGATACATACTTCCGAGACTGAAGGGAGAGTGATTTACACAACGCGGAGCATTCGGCCGGCCCCGATCCGCTTGGACCGTCCACCGGATGGGAGGAGTTTTCTGGGGGCCTTAAAGGTAGGGCATTTCAGATTCACCGTGGCCCCAGTGTGGCCCCGAACTTTTTTCCCCTTCAGCAATCAATCCCAAGTGATTGATTTTATGGAGCCGGTGATAGGATTTGAACCTACGACCCGCACATTACGAATGTGCTGCTCTACCGACTGAGCTACACCGGCTTTGTTTCCTAGAACGCGCATTATAGGCAGACTACTTTACTGACACAACTGCGGGTGTTCCAAGCTAGGAACGTGTCCCGTCGTAGGACGCATCATCGTCCTTCATGGCCGCTGAACCTCGTGCATTCCATCGGCATCGATGGCTTCGTATGCTTCCGGAATGAACCTCGGGGTACATATGGCAAGAAAAACCAGATCGCCGCCGCCCGTGTTGGAGACGCGCTGGGAAACACCCGGCGGTATGACAACCACGTCCCCCGGCCCAACGACAGAAGGCGCCAAACCGTCGATTTCAACCCGGCCCTGGCCCTCCAGGATCAGGTAACGCTCTGTCGTGTTACTGAGGCGGTGCAACCGGGTGGTGACGCCGGGTTCAACTCTGGCTCGTGCGACCGAAACATCCGCATCGTCGGCGGAATTCCACCATTCGGTGATATAGCAACGTTCGTCGAAATAGTACTCCATTGCCGATCCGCAATAGATGCCTGCCTCAGTCATGACGAGTGCTCTTCGGGGTTGCTGGTGGCGGCCTGAAGCGGCTGCGGGGCGGACTGCAGTATACGCGATCGCGCCCCGAAGGCCGGCGATGCCCTCGCGATTCGGTTAAAATTCGCAATCTTGCCCTGGCTCCACGGCGCGCTGCCCCACCCGAAGTTCCAACCGATGACCGATCCGTCCGACCTGTCCAGACACACGCCGATGATGCAGCAGTTTCTCCGCATCAAGGCGGAGCATCCGGACCGGCTGCTGTTTTACCGGATGGGCGATTTCTACGAGTTGTTCTTCGAGGATGCCCGGCGGGCGGCGAAGCTGCTGGATCTGACCCTGACCAGCCGGGGCGAGTCGGGCGGCGAACGCATCGCGATGGCGGGGATTCCCTACCACGCAGCCGACGGCTATCTGGCGCGGCTGATCCGGCTGGGCGAATCGGTGGCGATCTGCGAGCAGATCGGCGATCCGGCCACATCGAAGGGGCCGGTGGAGCGCAAGGTGGCACGCATCGTGACACCGGGCACGGTGACCGACGAGGCGCTGCTGGAGGAGCGCCGCGACAACCTGCTGGCGGCAATCGCCTGCGATGGCTCAGTGTATGGGCTGGCGGTGCTGGACCTGTCCGGCGGACGTTTCACCCTGCAGCAGCCAGAGTCGGCCGCGCAGCTTCTAAACGAGTTGGAGCGGCTGAATCCCGCCGAGCTCCTGGTCAGCGAAGACGAAACGCCGGCGGAGGGGCTGTCCGGGCGGCGGGGCCTGACCCGGCGTCCGCCCTGGCATTTCGATCCGGAGAGTGGCCGCCGCCAGTTGCTTAACCAGCTCGGCACCCGTGACCTGTCTGGCTTCGGTTGCGAGCATCTGAGCTTGGCGCTGGGCGCCGCCGGGTGCCTGCTGCAATACCTGCGCGACACCCAGCGCAGCGCCCTCCCCCACATTCGAAGCGTCCGTGCCGAGACCGGCGCGGAATACGTCGGCCTGGACGCCGCCAGCCGGCGCAATCTGGAGCTGGACCGGCATCCTTCCGGCCAAGGCGAATTCACCTTGCTGGGCATCCTGGACCGGACCGGATCGGCGATGGGCGGGAGGCTGCTGCGGCGGTGGCTGCATCAGCCTTTGCGCGACCGGACGACCATCCGGCTACGCCAGGAAGCGATCGGCGAGTTGCAGGCGGACCGCCGCTTCGAAGTCCTGCACGATCTGCTGCGCGGCGTGGGGGACGTCGAGCGGATCGCCGCCCGCATTGCCCTGAAATCGGCCAGACCCCGAGACCTTTCCACACTGCGCCAGACCTTGCACACCCTGCCTGCAATCCGGGACAGCTTTGACTGCTTCGAAGGCGCACTGCTGAGCGGGCTGGCGCGGCGCATCGTCGATCAGCCCGAGCTGAGCGGCCTGCTGCAGCGGTCCATCGTCGATAATCCGCCGATGCTGATCCGCGACGGCGGTGTGATCGCCGACGGGTACCACGGCGAACTCGACGAGCTGCGCCAGTTGAGCGAGAACGCCGACCAATTCCTGGTCGATTTGGAAGAGAAGGAGCGCGAGCGAACCGGCC
This portion of the Methylococcus mesophilus genome encodes:
- a CDS encoding cupin domain-containing protein, producing the protein MTEAGIYCGSAMEYYFDERCYITEWWNSADDADVSVARARVEPGVTTRLHRLSNTTERYLILEGQGRVEIDGLAPSVVGPGDVVVIPPGVSQRVSNTGGGDLVFLAICTPRFIPEAYEAIDADGMHEVQRP
- a CDS encoding IS3 family transposase (programmed frameshift), with protein sequence MKKRFTEEQIIGILKEAEAGLKVAELCRKHGLSEATYYNWKAKYGGLTVSDAQRLKALETENARLKRLLAEAMLDNAALKEVVGRKLVSPQAKRAAVSHLMTKHQMGVTRACGLIGISRSLYRYEAKRPADQELKERLCELAAQKRRYGYRRLHVLLCREGWEINRKRTYRVYHEAGLMVRKRKRKRIAGVERQIKVAPSAPNESWSMDYVSDGLADGRRLRCLNIVDDFTKQCLAIEVDTSLPGRRVVGVLQRLAEIRGLPKSVTVDNGPEFAGKALDEWADSQGLCLSFIQPGKPQQNAYIESFNGKFRDECLNEHWFVSMCHARQVIEEWRREYNEQRPHSSLAYLTPDQFADTFLTADSMSVSD
- the mutS gene encoding DNA mismatch repair protein MutS: MTDPSDLSRHTPMMQQFLRIKAEHPDRLLFYRMGDFYELFFEDARRAAKLLDLTLTSRGESGGERIAMAGIPYHAADGYLARLIRLGESVAICEQIGDPATSKGPVERKVARIVTPGTVTDEALLEERRDNLLAAIACDGSVYGLAVLDLSGGRFTLQQPESAAQLLNELERLNPAELLVSEDETPAEGLSGRRGLTRRPPWHFDPESGRRQLLNQLGTRDLSGFGCEHLSLALGAAGCLLQYLRDTQRSALPHIRSVRAETGAEYVGLDAASRRNLELDRHPSGQGEFTLLGILDRTGSAMGGRLLRRWLHQPLRDRTTIRLRQEAIGELQADRRFEVLHDLLRGVGDVERIAARIALKSARPRDLSTLRQTLHTLPAIRDSFDCFEGALLSGLARRIVDQPELSGLLQRSIVDNPPMLIRDGGVIADGYHGELDELRQLSENADQFLVDLEEKERERTGLAGLKVGYNRVQGFYIELPRTQADRAPVQYTRRQTLKNAERYITPELKAFEDKVLSARERALSCEKALYDELLETLGNWLPALQDCAAGLAELDVLATLAERAERLNWVAPHLMEAPGIRIVGGRHPVVEQVGGAPFVPNDLEFGPDRRMLVITGPNMGGKSTYMRQAAIIVLMAHIGSYVPAAEAEIGPIDRIYTRIGASDDLASGRSTFMVEMTETANILHNATAESLVLMDEIGRGTSTFDGLSLAWACAEHLARETRAYTLFATHYFELTALAEECDGVGNVHLDAVEHGDKVVFLHAVQDGPASQSYGLQVAALAGVPRTVVDNARRKLEQLERQARSAHQQAAPVTQFDLFLAPEPHLVVQRLETLDVDGLSPREALNLLFELKQSL
- a CDS encoding ProQ/FINO family protein, with translation MTVTTTCLRRTLAYLAERYPNVFPSDPKQVRPLAVGIHTALAVAEEGTLCETRIRHALRYYCGNMAYLAAVVRGARRIGLDGQEGERPTPEEQQQARDRLSEIRKALKERKATAKQKGSPERAASPKPAPRKSAIDCTRPGVASRGKAVAVRVKRRVHVPSGLQTP
- a CDS encoding FRG domain-containing protein — protein: MVLRENEMRLPTLSEYLWMLNPICDSNDNGEINTIGFVTTGCMDEFYLVQTSEHGYRMMPGPEFGPRLYRGQTKRYPTCKPQVFRNLTPFNYGQKYIEAIYWTAKRVELSVLLEHHPAIRDIMAWDFDGLSFDLDIQALAQHYLYPTQMLDLSRSKDVAMFFATHEFFGDVKHPTAAIGSNAVIYTIDIKKMLHDQDTNYRLVPVGVDPL
- a CDS encoding IS3 family transposase (programmed frameshift), with the translated sequence MKKRFTEEQIIGILKEAEAGLKVAELCRKHGLSEATYYNWKAKYGGLTVSDAQRLKALETENARLKRLLAEAMLDNAALKEVVGRKLVSPQAKRVAVSHLMTKHQMGVTRACGLIGISRSLYRYEAKRPVDQELKERLCELAAQKRRYGYRRLHVLLCREGWEINRKRTYRVYHEAGLMVRKRKRKRIAGVERQIKVAPSAPNESWSMDYVSDGLADGRRLRCLNIVDDFTKQCLAIEVDTSLPGRRVVGVLQRLAEIRGLPKSVTVDNGPEFAGKALDEWADSQGLCLSFIQPGKPQQNAYIESFNGKFRDECLNEHWFVSMRHARQVIEEWRREYNEQRPHSSLAYLTPDQFADTFLTADSMSVSD